Genomic window (Akkermansiaceae bacterium):
GCTGGTAGAAATGCTCGCGTTTGGAAATCTCGATCATCCGCGCGGAACCGCCGCCTTTCCGCCAGTTGTGCTTCCAGTAGGTGATCCCGGGGTACTTCGCCGCGGACCGCTCACCGGACTCATTGATCTGTTCCATGCTCTTCCAGCGGGAGATGCCCAGGCAGCTCGTGATCAGCGGAAAGCCATTCTCATAGGCATACAGCGCCGTCCGTTCGAACCGCATGTCGAAACACATCGAGCAGCGCGCGCCGCGCTCCGGATCCATCTCCATGCCCTTCGCCCGCGCGAACCAGTTGTCCGTGTCATAGTCGCAATCGACAAAGGGAATCCCGTGCGTCTCGGCGAAGCGGATGTTCTCCGCCTTCCGCAGCTCATACTCCGTGCGCGGATGGATGTTCGGATTGTAGAAATAAATCGTGTAGTCGATCCCGGAGGCGGTCATCGCCTCCATCACCTCACCGGAGCAGGGTGCGCAGCAGGAATGCAGCAGCACCTTCTTGTGGCCGCCGGGTGT
Coding sequences:
- a CDS encoding epoxyqueuosine reductase QueH, which codes for MAGRPCLETPGGHKKVLLHSCCAPCSGEVMEAMTASGIDYTIYFYNPNIHPRTEYELRKAENIRFAETHGIPFVDCDYDTDNWFARAKGMEMDPERGARCSMCFDMRFERTALYAYENGFPLITSCLGISRWKSMEQINESGERSAAKYPGITYWKHNWRKGGGSARMIEISKREHFYQQEYCGCIYSLRDTNAWHVSKGRPKIVRGVKFYGEKDSAVVEAALNEVNGEA